The proteins below are encoded in one region of Reichenbachiella sp. 5M10:
- a CDS encoding gliding motility-associated C-terminal domain-containing protein: MNLRVFLLLLFFLINTAIVSAQTVMEVEPNNTTTNATLIDQGFATYQGTVAVDGSDTDVWDIIVQDAQGKIELTITDLADVSSVTGGTADGITFGAWIVVQSGGITGSDHLLPGTHTYTWDPSRGVVRFRIVITANNSLPTLASFFPGIPDPIPYSITFGSETTITLDAAPPTGPSISPGGVSGSNLWLAADKGVTNNGGALTAWDDQTGTNTFTSTGNIENVPQAVNFNPTNSITNGSNKSGLPANRLDGNTEITISEAYAVYKFQDQGNEGVILGGQFPVGSGGGVAVFAGFARVRGLTSDGTNALMYGSHDQTSTFSITNLDFSTTDPRATSRINGNNVVVQPISGGDFSDIQFTPMIGGSNKGSSSNLSHMNGQLAELITYPTSLSGEDRKKVESYLAIKYGITLDPSVSQYLASDGTAVWNYTSYWHDVFGIGSDSDSGLEQASSNSINTGSGDGTGQSGKGNIVISNASSLENGDFLMTGHDGSNLTFGSSSQLARKWKAKRTADVGTVDLSFDLHGLTYTGSVSSDFKMLIDADGDGNFNTGTTTKVVPASLRDSVLQFTGVNLPDGAVFTFSDKSVPAFVASTDETPNRIIVNPSFETGSIVPHAAVEYPQSQAGDSPQLDGWYTTHPDFLFRGTSLKKSPIEHWRSGNQGVPASDGDYFVELNVSESSRLYQIVYLVNGETINWSYAHRARVNTNETVVYAVYSTDGNTKVKEINRHQATSTSAWDDVTGSFVWNLPTGIYQIGFESTTSGGTGNFLDNVTIGLKAFVEFSRDTIRLSEGGAIAPYFLVNGQVQSTSSFQVTVSSGDAVEGTDYQFANKTKSIPVGNYGLADSISLDFDIIDNSIPQNNRTIVLNISNTSGDVDQRDANSDGIYQQTLVVIIEDDDACKDPGTDGTLSFCATGATDIDLFAGLQGTVDTGGTWSDDSTSMVNLTDASNVDFSSLAEGTYGFTYSFPQSGICAAHQASVAVTIERAFPAGEDNSIDICNTETSVDLFSHLGGSPLTGGNWVQETGTTIDISDPADVDFSGVAAGSYTFDYVLAKQPTCDGKIASAHGRVTVNVGKDPDPGDFGTVTACTDKIIDLVASLGGTPDAGGYWTDADATGVDISDPTNVDFTSIAAGSYEFGYFVNGTNGCPTNATNVKVKVDTDLNPGTAATDYVCNFHGYTINLIGNLGGSTDQGGTWADTDGTGVSLAKPNEVSFEGVAAGDYVFTYTLSGDADCSDQSQTVTVTVYETPDAGADKAVSICEGGSSTILNLFTSLGGSPDGGGTWTDVDNAGVTLGDGTAVEFDGIASGQYDFQYEVSNFCHTESAIVTVNIDIVAHPGSNSRRSICEGGTADITKFLLGNPDAGGTWTETSPVSSGADISDITSVSFAGVAPGDYEFTYTLAGDGSCQDQSAIVYLNIMTQPDAGTDGNITVCNGNTTPINLYDQLGGTPDAGGEWHDISRAADFVSGDLASFSNTAAGTYRFIYIVNGSDQVCGPYGSSVYVTVEDAPNAGTDSHIAVCDGGTGTVKDLFGSLGGSPDNGGTWTDLDGSGADISDPTAVEFNAIAAGNYNFRYVLTAAGSCANDTSVVSVTVDQDPNTGTNTSKTICNGMGNAQSINLLDQMEGSPATGGTWAFTSTETFDISDPTQANISGASGTYELTYTISGTGTCSDASSTLTLEIEGDPYAGDRSQVNSVCTSGSTIVDLTALLGSSVDTGGTWSDVDASGIDLTDPTAVDFAGLTAGDYDFSYTVTNTCGTDVATNTITVVAASDAGTNGTLAVCNDDTAVNLLAALGGTPETGGYWSDNSSSGITLGDGTSVDFSNLTAGQYTFSYQVQDSPCAPDVATVTVTVNSLPYAGVDNTVLLCNAGNLTVDFTTAIQTTTSLTAEWTDTNNTGVDLSDPTSVDFTGVANGTYAFVHTVTGQGNCTNSSATLTVHINENGNPGMSASINSCSGSTIDLPSAIGVHDQGGTWSDDDNTGVDLFDPQNVVLTNLSSGSYDFTYTLSATSGCSNGASTTVTVVVDRISDSGQPNSISVCDASNVNLFTSLDGTPDTGGSWVESTNSNVDFTDPTHVDFSGVSSGRYEFFYIQDAPNCTAVATQLVVNIGQTINAGTDAQLDICGDNSTYNLVTLLDNPDPGGSWVDTDNSGIDLSNPESVTFTGVSGGSYRITHTHAGENGCATSQAVLTVKIAEPANAGTNNVLALCGTETTTVNFFAQLGGSPTAGGVWSDMNTSGVSLTDPTQVDISALTAGNYQYNYTVNNANTCTPAVATLTLEISTQSNTGIPDIPSIEACNGANAIVDLTANLSTGFDMGGVWTVNGQTISDPTQFDASGFAVGYYEVNYDFPANGTCSTASARYNINILEGVSAGDPGSSALCNDSGPISLFDIIAGSYNTGGTWTELTSSGADISDPTAVSFQDIDAGTYQFQYEVSSNGNCSGDDLNTVTVNLSNQPSAGQGNSVTVGLGGLTYFNLLDSLQGNPDNNGVWTDDSNSGVDLSQPDSVNFADLPDGAYSYIYSISADPVCTPAASILNVSINLQADESKVEPLEGFSPNGDGINDTWQIQYIDQYPNNRVRLYNRWGHLVFEMKGYDNNTRVFTGQSNNGNGIGDNLPDGTYFYLIELGDSSTAMKGYITIVK, translated from the coding sequence ATGAATTTAAGAGTATTCCTACTTTTACTATTTTTTTTAATAAATACAGCGATCGTTTCTGCCCAAACCGTCATGGAAGTGGAGCCGAATAACACTACTACCAATGCGACTCTCATAGATCAAGGTTTTGCGACCTATCAAGGAACCGTAGCTGTTGACGGCTCAGATACCGACGTGTGGGACATCATTGTGCAAGATGCACAAGGGAAGATTGAACTTACCATCACAGATTTGGCAGATGTATCATCCGTCACTGGCGGAACTGCTGATGGTATAACTTTTGGGGCTTGGATCGTCGTTCAGAGTGGTGGAATTACAGGAAGTGACCATTTACTCCCTGGCACACATACCTACACCTGGGATCCCAGTAGGGGAGTAGTCAGGTTTAGAATTGTAATAACTGCAAACAATAGCTTACCAACATTGGCTTCATTTTTTCCGGGTATTCCAGACCCAATACCATACTCCATCACCTTTGGAAGTGAAACAACCATCACGCTTGACGCAGCCCCTCCTACTGGTCCTTCCATCTCTCCCGGTGGCGTATCAGGCAGTAATCTTTGGCTGGCCGCAGACAAAGGAGTTACCAACAACGGTGGAGCACTTACAGCCTGGGATGATCAGACAGGTACCAATACCTTCACCTCTACGGGAAATATTGAAAATGTACCGCAGGCAGTCAATTTTAACCCCACCAACTCCATAACCAATGGAAGCAATAAGAGCGGCCTACCGGCTAACCGATTGGATGGCAATACTGAGATTACTATCTCCGAGGCTTATGCTGTATATAAGTTTCAAGACCAAGGCAATGAAGGCGTGATCCTTGGCGGGCAATTCCCGGTGGGGTCTGGTGGTGGAGTGGCTGTATTTGCCGGTTTTGCCAGGGTTAGAGGGTTGACATCAGATGGTACCAATGCTTTGATGTACGGCAGTCACGACCAGACATCCACATTTTCCATCACCAATCTGGACTTCTCGACAACAGACCCTCGGGCTACTAGCCGGATCAATGGCAACAATGTAGTGGTACAACCTATTTCAGGTGGTGATTTCTCTGATATACAATTTACCCCAATGATAGGAGGCTCCAATAAAGGAAGCAGTAGCAACTTATCGCACATGAACGGCCAATTGGCAGAGTTGATTACTTATCCCACGAGCCTGTCTGGTGAAGATAGAAAAAAAGTAGAATCCTATCTGGCCATAAAATATGGGATCACCCTAGACCCATCGGTCAGCCAATACCTGGCTTCTGACGGTACAGCCGTCTGGAATTATACTAGCTATTGGCATGATGTGTTTGGCATTGGGAGTGACTCAGATAGTGGACTCGAACAAGCTTCGTCCAACTCGATCAATACAGGCAGTGGCGATGGTACTGGGCAATCTGGTAAGGGAAACATTGTGATCAGTAATGCCTCTTCGCTGGAAAATGGCGACTTCCTGATGACTGGTCATGATGGTAGTAATCTGACCTTTGGTAGCTCCAGTCAGCTAGCGCGAAAATGGAAAGCGAAACGAACCGCTGATGTAGGCACAGTAGATCTGAGCTTCGATCTTCACGGCTTGACCTATACCGGGAGTGTTTCCAGCGATTTCAAAATGCTGATTGATGCTGATGGTGACGGGAATTTCAATACAGGCACAACTACCAAAGTAGTGCCTGCAAGCTTGAGAGACAGCGTACTTCAGTTTACCGGGGTGAATCTGCCTGATGGCGCGGTGTTCACCTTTTCAGACAAATCAGTGCCTGCTTTTGTTGCCTCCACGGATGAAACGCCGAATCGCATCATTGTGAATCCAAGCTTTGAGACTGGAAGTATAGTGCCTCATGCAGCAGTCGAATATCCACAATCGCAGGCAGGGGACAGCCCCCAATTGGACGGTTGGTACACCACACATCCTGATTTTTTATTTAGAGGTACGAGTTTAAAGAAAAGTCCTATCGAACATTGGAGATCTGGTAATCAAGGGGTGCCAGCCAGTGATGGTGATTATTTTGTGGAGCTAAACGTCAGCGAATCTTCCAGACTATATCAAATTGTTTATTTGGTCAATGGCGAAACCATAAACTGGAGCTATGCACATCGCGCCAGAGTAAATACAAATGAGACGGTTGTTTATGCGGTCTATTCAACAGATGGAAACACAAAAGTCAAAGAAATAAACAGACACCAAGCGACTAGTACGTCAGCTTGGGATGATGTCACAGGATCGTTTGTTTGGAATCTGCCGACAGGCATCTATCAAATTGGGTTTGAATCTACAACGTCAGGCGGGACTGGCAATTTTCTTGACAATGTCACCATAGGACTCAAAGCTTTTGTAGAATTCAGTAGAGATACCATCCGCCTTTCTGAAGGTGGGGCTATCGCCCCATATTTCTTGGTCAATGGTCAGGTGCAAAGTACATCCTCTTTTCAGGTAACTGTTAGTTCTGGGGATGCTGTGGAAGGTACCGATTATCAATTTGCCAATAAGACCAAATCTATTCCTGTAGGAAATTATGGGTTGGCTGATTCAATTTCACTCGATTTCGATATCATCGACAATTCGATACCTCAAAACAACCGCACCATCGTCTTAAATATTTCCAATACCTCTGGTGATGTAGATCAAAGAGACGCCAATTCAGATGGGATCTATCAGCAGACTCTGGTAGTGATCATCGAAGATGACGATGCGTGCAAAGATCCTGGCACAGACGGTACACTTTCTTTCTGTGCTACCGGTGCTACCGATATTGATTTATTTGCTGGATTACAGGGTACCGTAGATACGGGAGGCACTTGGTCAGATGATAGCACTTCTATGGTAAATTTAACAGATGCATCTAATGTGGATTTTTCTAGTTTGGCAGAGGGGACTTATGGTTTCACTTACTCCTTCCCCCAATCAGGGATTTGTGCTGCACACCAGGCCAGCGTCGCAGTGACGATCGAGCGAGCCTTCCCTGCAGGCGAAGACAATAGCATCGATATTTGTAATACTGAAACTTCTGTTGACTTGTTTTCTCATTTGGGAGGTTCGCCTCTCACAGGAGGAAATTGGGTGCAGGAGACAGGCACTACTATTGATATCTCTGACCCTGCGGATGTGGACTTCTCTGGGGTAGCGGCTGGCAGCTACACCTTTGACTATGTCCTGGCCAAACAGCCCACCTGTGATGGAAAAATAGCGTCTGCTCACGGTCGTGTTACAGTGAACGTCGGCAAAGATCCGGACCCGGGAGATTTCGGAACTGTAACCGCCTGTACAGATAAAATCATTGACTTAGTTGCTTCTCTAGGGGGTACACCTGACGCTGGTGGCTACTGGACAGACGCAGACGCCACCGGGGTAGACATCAGCGATCCAACCAATGTAGATTTTACATCTATTGCGGCAGGCAGCTACGAATTCGGTTATTTTGTCAACGGGACAAACGGATGCCCCACCAATGCTACCAACGTGAAAGTCAAAGTCGATACAGACTTAAATCCAGGAACGGCGGCAACAGACTATGTATGCAATTTTCATGGATATACCATCAATTTGATTGGAAATCTAGGAGGCTCAACTGATCAGGGAGGCACATGGGCGGACACGGATGGTACGGGTGTTTCGCTGGCTAAGCCCAATGAGGTTTCCTTCGAAGGGGTCGCTGCTGGTGACTATGTTTTTACTTATACCTTATCTGGAGATGCAGACTGTTCGGATCAATCTCAAACCGTAACTGTGACAGTCTATGAGACACCAGATGCGGGCGCAGACAAAGCAGTAAGTATATGTGAAGGGGGTAGCTCGACCATTCTTAATCTCTTTACTTCACTGGGAGGTTCGCCCGATGGAGGAGGTACCTGGACAGATGTTGACAATGCGGGAGTCACGCTAGGTGATGGTACAGCGGTAGAGTTTGATGGGATTGCTTCAGGACAATATGATTTTCAATATGAGGTGAGCAACTTTTGCCATACTGAGAGTGCCATCGTTACAGTCAATATCGACATAGTAGCCCACCCCGGTAGCAACTCAAGGAGAAGTATTTGTGAAGGAGGTACTGCTGACATAACCAAATTTTTGTTGGGTAATCCTGATGCCGGTGGTACCTGGACAGAAACTTCACCGGTAAGCTCTGGGGCTGACATCTCGGATATCACCAGTGTATCTTTTGCGGGAGTCGCACCGGGTGACTATGAATTCACTTATACCTTAGCGGGTGATGGATCTTGCCAGGATCAGTCTGCAATAGTATATCTGAACATCATGACCCAGCCTGATGCAGGTACAGATGGAAACATCACAGTATGTAATGGAAACACTACACCCATCAACCTGTATGATCAACTGGGAGGGACACCCGATGCGGGTGGGGAATGGCATGACATATCTCGTGCGGCCGATTTTGTGAGCGGCGATTTGGCTAGCTTCTCTAATACCGCAGCAGGCACTTACAGATTTATCTACATCGTCAATGGCAGTGATCAGGTCTGTGGACCATATGGCAGTTCGGTGTACGTAACCGTAGAAGATGCTCCCAATGCTGGCACTGACAGCCACATAGCCGTATGCGATGGTGGCACGGGTACAGTCAAAGATTTGTTTGGCTCCTTGGGTGGCAGCCCGGATAATGGAGGTACTTGGACAGATTTGGATGGGTCAGGAGCGGATATATCGGACCCTACAGCCGTAGAATTCAATGCCATAGCAGCTGGCAACTACAATTTCAGATATGTATTGACAGCCGCAGGGTCTTGTGCTAATGACACTTCGGTAGTGAGTGTTACAGTCGACCAAGACCCAAATACAGGCACGAATACCAGCAAAACGATCTGCAATGGGATGGGTAATGCCCAGTCGATAAATTTATTAGACCAAATGGAAGGCTCACCGGCCACTGGGGGTACTTGGGCCTTTACTAGCACCGAAACCTTCGATATCAGCGATCCTACGCAAGCCAATATCTCAGGAGCGAGCGGCACCTACGAGCTGACCTACACGATCAGCGGCACGGGCACTTGTTCAGATGCTTCTTCCACTTTGACATTGGAGATCGAAGGGGACCCGTATGCCGGCGACCGTAGTCAGGTCAATAGCGTCTGCACCTCAGGTAGTACAATAGTAGACCTCACTGCGTTGCTGGGTAGTTCGGTAGATACGGGTGGCACCTGGTCAGATGTTGACGCTTCAGGTATAGACTTAACTGACCCAACGGCGGTAGACTTTGCCGGATTAACCGCCGGAGACTATGACTTTAGCTATACGGTGACCAACACCTGTGGTACGGATGTAGCAACCAATACGATAACAGTAGTAGCCGCCAGCGATGCAGGAACGAACGGTACACTCGCTGTTTGTAATGACGACACAGCAGTCAATCTATTAGCAGCATTAGGCGGAACACCAGAAACTGGCGGATATTGGTCTGACAACAGCAGCAGTGGTATTACTTTGGGAGACGGGACAAGTGTAGACTTCAGCAACTTGACGGCTGGACAATACACCTTCAGTTACCAAGTCCAAGACAGTCCTTGTGCTCCAGATGTAGCTACAGTGACTGTGACGGTCAACAGCCTTCCCTATGCAGGAGTGGACAACACAGTACTGCTCTGCAATGCAGGGAACCTCACGGTAGACTTCACCACCGCCATACAAACAACAACCTCCTTAACTGCCGAATGGACAGACACCAACAATACAGGAGTAGATTTGAGCGATCCTACATCCGTGGATTTCACTGGAGTAGCCAACGGCACCTATGCCTTTGTTCATACGGTAACAGGTCAAGGCAATTGTACCAACTCCTCTGCTACTCTGACCGTTCATATCAATGAAAACGGTAATCCTGGCATGAGCGCTAGTATCAATTCATGTAGCGGATCGACCATCGACTTGCCGAGTGCTATAGGTGTACATGACCAAGGAGGCACATGGTCTGATGACGACAACACAGGTGTAGATCTGTTTGATCCTCAAAACGTAGTACTCACCAATCTCTCAAGTGGTAGCTATGACTTCACCTACACCTTGAGCGCCACCAGCGGCTGTAGCAACGGTGCTTCGACTACAGTCACGGTAGTTGTCGATAGAATTTCTGATTCGGGACAACCCAATAGTATTTCGGTTTGTGATGCTTCCAATGTCAATCTTTTCACTTCCTTAGATGGCACCCCTGATACTGGAGGCTCTTGGGTGGAGTCCACTAATTCTAATGTAGACTTTACCGACCCTACCCATGTCGACTTTTCGGGAGTATCAAGTGGACGATACGAATTTTTCTACATACAAGATGCTCCAAACTGTACAGCTGTAGCTACTCAACTCGTTGTAAACATAGGGCAAACCATCAATGCTGGTACAGATGCACAACTCGACATCTGTGGAGATAACTCTACCTACAATTTGGTCACACTTTTGGATAATCCTGACCCAGGAGGAAGTTGGGTGGATACGGACAACTCAGGCATAGATCTAAGCAACCCTGAATCCGTCACATTCACTGGCGTATCGGGAGGCAGTTATCGAATCACCCATACCCATGCAGGCGAAAACGGTTGCGCAACTTCTCAGGCAGTATTGACAGTCAAGATAGCCGAACCCGCCAATGCAGGAACCAACAATGTCCTAGCACTCTGCGGCACTGAGACGACTACCGTAAACTTCTTTGCCCAGCTAGGCGGATCACCTACAGCGGGAGGTGTTTGGTCAGACATGAATACCAGCGGAGTATCCCTAACCGACCCTACACAGGTCGACATATCTGCTTTGACAGCTGGTAACTATCAGTACAATTACACAGTCAATAACGCCAATACCTGTACACCAGCAGTGGCGACACTAACCTTGGAGATCAGTACACAAAGCAACACAGGTATACCTGACATACCTAGCATAGAAGCTTGCAATGGTGCCAATGCCATCGTCGACCTGACAGCTAACCTATCTACTGGCTTTGACATGGGAGGTGTATGGACTGTCAATGGGCAAACAATAAGTGACCCCACGCAGTTCGATGCCTCAGGTTTTGCGGTAGGCTATTATGAGGTGAATTATGATTTCCCTGCCAATGGTACGTGCTCGACAGCTAGCGCCAGATACAACATCAATATACTCGAAGGAGTAAGTGCCGGAGACCCCGGATCCTCTGCACTATGCAACGATAGTGGTCCAATCAGTTTGTTTGACATCATCGCTGGGAGCTACAATACGGGAGGAACCTGGACTGAATTGACCTCTTCTGGAGCAGACATCAGTGACCCTACGGCTGTTTCTTTCCAAGACATAGACGCGGGGACTTATCAGTTCCAATATGAAGTATCCAGCAACGGCAACTGTAGCGGCGATGACCTCAACACAGTCACAGTCAACCTATCCAACCAACCGTCGGCTGGACAAGGCAACTCAGTCACCGTTGGGCTCGGAGGGCTCACTTATTTCAACTTACTGGACAGCTTGCAAGGCAATCCTGATAACAATGGAGTATGGACAGATGACTCAAACTCAGGAGTCGACCTCTCTCAACCAGATAGTGTCAACTTCGCTGATCTTCCGGACGGAGCCTACTCCTATATCTACAGCATAAGTGCGGATCCAGTATGTACACCAGCTGCCAGTATTCTCAACGTCAGTATCAACCTCCAAGCAG